The Stieleria maiorica genome includes the window TGAATATCGCCAATTTGTGCACCGAAATCGAAATCCAAGACGGGAGCACCGTCAGCAAAACGTTGCACCAAGACGGCTCGCTGAAAGTCGTGCTGTTCGGATTCGACGCCGGTCAGGAATTGTCCGAGCACACCGCAGCGGTTCCGGCGATCATGCACTTCATCGATGGCGAAGCGGACGTGACCGTTGGCGACGATGCATCCAAAGCCGGGCCGAATAGTTTTTACCAGATGGACGCAAACGTGCCCCACAGCATCACCGCCATCAAACCGACCAAAATGCTGCTTCTGCTGCTCAAAGGGGCCAACCGTGAAAAGTCGCCATGAATTCAGACACCCCCAGCGCGATCGTCGCCAGTTACCGACGCTGCATGCGCGGCGACGGGTTCATTGACACCTTCTATCGACTGTTTCTGGCCAGTTCGGACGAGGTGAGAATCAAATTCCAATTCACCGACATGGTGCATCAGAAACTGGTGCTCCGGGAATCGTTGCTGATGTTGATCCTGTACAGTGAGAATCAAGATCGCAGCCAAGCCGAATTGATCAAACTTGCCGAGCGTCACGATCGCAACCACGCTGATATCGCACCGCATCTGTACGAGCTTTGGCTCGACACGCTCTGCATCGCCGTCGCGCAACACGACCCGGAGTTTACGCCGCAAGTCGAACAGCTATGGAGAGACGCGATGCAACCGGGGATCGACCTGATGATTTCAAGGTACTGAATTACACGTGGCTATTCTCTTTCAGCGCGATCGATTCCATCGCGACTACTTGAGCCAGTGTTCAAAGAACGCGTAGATCATCTCGTTGGAATCGGCGTTGGGGGAATGATCGGGGCGGTTGGTCATCATCACACGATCGTCGTGACCGAGGATCCGGTTGACGGCAACGGCATGATTCAGGGCTTGCCAGCGGCGGACGGGGTCTTCCGATCCGCCCGAGACCAGAAACGGCCGAGGCGCCATCAGGGCGTGCAGTTCGTGCAGGTCATGACCGTCGGCGACCAGTCGCGGGTAAAGCCCGCGGGCCGGATTCTGGTCTGTGATCACGCCCCGTTTTCGCCACGGTTTGGGATGGTAGCCCAGGTACCAAGGTTCCCAGTAATTCACGCTCGGCCGCGACTGGTCAAACACGATTCCGGGATCGGACCATGCAGCACAGGCGAACTTGTCGAACAGACACGACGCGAACATCGCCCATTTGCCGCCGAACGAATGACCGACGATGCCGATCCGTTCCGAATCGACTTCCGGCCGATCGGCCAGCAACTGCCAGGCGTTGGCCGCCGCGTAGGCGAGCATCGACAACGGTTGCACCGCCGCGTCGTCGATCGACGGGTGATAGAGCGCGTACGTCTTTGCTTCACTCGCTTCGGTCGTTCCGATCGATAGCGTGACAAAGCCGCGACGGGCAAGTTGCAGTGCAAAGTCGCGATGCGGGTTGCCGTCACCGATCGCCGTTTCCGGTTCGTAGTAAACCGTCACGACCGCCGGGAACGGTCCGGCGCCGTCAGGTCGCAGCAGATATCCGGTCGTCGTCTCAGTCGGCGTCCAGCGGAAACGGATTTTCTGTTGAGTGAATCCATCGCGTTGCCGGGAGTCAAGGATTTCGACGTCGGGGTCACTGATCAGCGGCGGCCACTCGCCGAGCAGACTCTGCCAGGTCGACAAGATCTCGGCTCTTCGACGTCCCCAATCTTCAGGGGTCTCGACGCGTGATCCGTCGGCAAAGATCAACGGTGATTTGTAGTTGCCGAAGTCGTTGGCGTACGCTTTCGGCGGCCGTGCGTAGGACAGTAACTCGTTCTCCGCCGATGCCTCTGGAACGCCCGCGCCGGCGACATCGACGTCACGATTGGGGCGGTTCCATTTCAGTTTGGCGACGAAGATGCTGTTGTCGCTGCCGTGCTTTTCGACGCCCTGCGGTTGCATCCACTCGGTCACCGTCACCCAGGTTTCATCAGGTGAAACATCCACGACGCCGAAGTTGCCCAGCCGCGCGCCACGCTCGGGAACCAACACCTGTTCGCTGTCGCGGATCACGTGCAGCGATTCGGGGTCGACACGGGCGATGAACAACGGCGCGCGATGACGAAAGACGTGGTCGTTGTCGGCACCGCGTCGGGTGTAGACCAGGAACAGCCCCTCGCTGTGGGTGACCCAGTGCTGTTGCGTGTTGTAGCTGCCCAGGTCGCTGCCGTCGTCGAACGTCCAGGCCCGCTGGGGTTCGAACGTCAACCCGTCGTCGCTGACACTGACGTAGCCGCGTTCGTCGTTCCGCATGGTCAGATAAAATCGGCCGCCCAGTCGCGTCAGCGAGGGCTCGTACAGCCCCCGTTTGATCGGAACGGTCAATGCGTTGCCGACTTCGATGAAGTGCAGCGTATCGCCATCGAAGCGACAGCGGCAGACCGCCGTGGAATACTGTTTCGTGTTCGGCTGTTTGAAGTAAAACGGAATCAGGACGTCGCCGCCAGGCAGATCGACGCGCTGGACGCTGCCCGACCCGGCGTCTTGAAAACGCGGTTGGTCGGGCAGGTCGACGGTCTTCCATTTAGACCAGCGCTCGGCCGGTGCATCGTAGGCGGCGTAGGCGATGCCTCGCGGGCGAACATGCATCACTCGGTTGTTGCGGTACCAAACCGATTGGCCGATGCCCAGCAAGCGTTGGCTGGCCGCATGCCACTTGGGCTGGAAATCACAGACCGTGGTTTCGTCGCCCGGCTGCAGCAGATGTGGCGCGATCGACGCGCCGGTGGGAAGGGCGTCGGAATCGCCGCCGACCGTCTGGCGGGCAAACGAGTCGATCGGTGTCAGGTCGGTCCAACTGGTTGCCAGGTCGTCGGACGTCGAGGAGTGTAGTCGGTAAAAGACATCCGAACCGGTTAGTAGCAGCTTTTGTGTCGTCATCACGACCAGCGGTTGGCCCGCATCGTTTTCCGTGGCGCCGGCCGGAATCGCGCCGGCGCGGGCATGGACCCAACACGTCTGGCCGTCAAAACCGCTGTGGGCCACCGTCCGCTCGATGCTGAACGAAAGGTCGTCGCCGCGAGCGGGGATGGCGAATAGGACAAGACACAGCGTGAAAATGAAGGTGGCTTGAAGGCGGAATCGGGATGGCGGGGGAGCGGGGGTGGGCATGGTGTGATGGACGCGGGTGATGAGATGGGAGGGATGAGTGGGCAGAATGATGGAAGGGCAGAATGATGGGGGCAAGACGATGGGGGCAAGACGATGGGGGCAAGACGATGGGGGCAAGACGATGGGGGCAAGACGATGGGGGCAAGACGATGGGGGCAAGACGATGGTTCGGGGGGTGTTCGGCTACTCGGTGCTTGGTTATTGTTTTGCCCCCATCGTTTTGCCACCTTTTCACTCACAACGAGAGGTATCGTCGTGCCTATCGAAGTTGATTCCGACATTCAGGTGCTTGGCCGCGATGAGTTCCAGGCATTCGCATACCAAGTCATGGGGATCATCTTCTCCGCTCACAATGACTTCAGTCGACTGATCGACGAGACACCGTTCAAGAATATCATTCGTCGACGCTGTGAATTGGCAGGTGTTTTGCCCGCCCGACGCGAAGTCGAAATCAGGCTGTCGCACAAACACTTTCGCAAGTCGTATTTCATGGATTTGCTTCTCGGGCATGCGTTGATGGTGGAAGCCAAAACCGTTGATTGCCTGACTCCCGCTCATGAAGCTCAAGCCATCAATTATTTACTGCTGACGGGAATGAGACATGGGCTATTGGTGAATCTGCGAACACCGCGTGTCCAAAAACGTTTCATTTCAACGAATCTCGATTCAGCCGCACGTCACCGATTTGCTGTCGATGCGAAAAGGTGGCGGGCCGTCAATGACGCGAGCGTGCGTTCGCGAGAGGTTGTCGAGGACCTGCTTGATGATTGGGGCGTCTTCTTAAACGCATCCCTTTATCGCGAAGCCGCCATGTATTTGCTCAAAGGGACCCAGTGTGGATCAGTTCGCGTTCCAATCTTTGACGGCGACCTTCAGGCGGGAATGCACGATGTGTTACTCATCGACAGAGAAACAGCAATGTTTATCTCAACTTTGACCGACGGAATCACTGAAATGGAGGAACAACTCAAACGACTGCTGTGCCACACCAGCCTTCGCTGCATCCAATGGACGAATCTAAATCACCACGATGTCCAAATGGCAACACTTGAGTATTAACCACATCTGCGTCCCACGGTGGTGCCTATTGTTTTGCCCCTCCCGCCTTCATTATTCTGCCCTCCAGCCCTACTTCTTCTGCTTCCTGCGTCGGTCGAGCCAGGATTTGTATTCCCAGCGGTTTTGCCATTGTTTGAGGTGGGGCTGGTAGTCGGCGCGGTCGACCCAGAACATGGGTTGGGGATGGTCGGAGGCGACCGTCCCCTCGGGGTAGTCTCGGCCTGCTTCGCTGGCATCGGTTGACTCCAGCCAGCTGCGTAGCTGTCGCCGCAGGGATTCAAAACGCTGGGGATGTTGTTCGGCGACGTTGTCGGATTCGGTGACATCCTCGACCAAGTTGTACAACTCGAACGCGTCTCGGTTGAAGTTTCGTGTCAGCAGTTTCCAATCGCCGTCGACCACCGCCGCGGACGTCTTGTAGCGAAAGTAGATCGGCTCGTCACGCTCTGCCTCCGCGTCCGATGGTCCGTCAAACAGATGCGTCAAACTGATGCCGTCGCGTGGGCGTTGCGGTGCCGGGTGCGGTTGATCGGCCAGTTCCAGCAGGGTCGGCATCATGTCCATCACGCTGGCCGGGTAATCGGTTTGCCGCGGCTGGATTGTCCCGGCCCATTCGATGATGCCCGGCACCCGCAAGCCGCCTTCAAAAATCGTCCCCTTGTTCCCGCGCAGTCCACCGGTCGTGGCCGGCGTGATGTTCGGCAGCCCGCCGTTGTCGCTGCAGTACCAAACCAAGGTTTGTTTTTCGATTCCCAGTTCACGCAATCGGCTTCGCAGGGCTCCCACGCTGCGGTCCAGCGCCACCAGTTCGCCGTAGTGATGCATCGACGTTTCATTCAAGTCGGTAAACGGCGCGTTGTCTTCGGCAGACGCTTTGAAGGGGGAGTGCGGCGTGCCGTACCAGATGACGGTGAAGAACGGTTGGTCGGCGGCGGCTTGTTGTTCGATGTGCTCGAGCGCTTGTTGCATGATCACGTCCGACGAATCCCCACGATGATCTTCGATCGCTCCTTGGCGGCTGAGCAACGGATCGCGATCGAAAAAGTTGGTCACCGACAGCCAGTGGTCAAAACCGAACGTGCCGGGATGAAATCGGTCGTGCTGCAGGATCGGTGCGCCGGGACCACGCAGTCCATTCAGGTGCCACTTGCCGAAGTGAGCGGTCTGGTAGCCCGCATCGGAGAGCACCTCGGCCAGCGTGATCTCTTGGTGACGCAGCGCGTAGCCGTGTTCGGGAACGCCGACGCGGTAACACGATCGTCCGGTCAACACCGCCGCGCGGGTGGGCGAACAGACCGGGGCGCCGGCGTAAAACCGATCCAATCGCAACCCCGAACGACTCATCGCATCCAAGTGCGGCGTTTGCAGTCGCGGGTGATGGTTGTAACCCGTTTCGCCCCAGCCCTGGTCGTCAGCCATCACCAAGACGATGTTCGGACGGGCGGCGTGGGAGGCGAGGGGAATCAACGCCAGGATCAACAGCAAGTAACGCATCACGGGCTCCGGGGCAGGGGAGGGAAGCCGTAGTGTAACGGCAACTGATGCATCCGACGTCCACTTCGGATGACAGCGACATCTTGACGTCGCGACGCTTGCCCGGGCGTGGGAATCCCCGTGGACCACCTTCTGGCGAAGGTAGCTACGTTTGACCGGCTGCTACCGCGATCGGAAGCCCAGGATTCGAGCCCGCGGGGCCAAGCCGCCGGTGGCGATCGGTTGGTCCAGCAAGTAGCTGCCCGTGTTACCCGCCTGGTCGGTCGCATCGATGCGCAAATAGATTTCGTGCGGCAACTTCGGATC containing:
- a CDS encoding cupin domain-containing protein, giving the protein MNIANLCTEIEIQDGSTVSKTLHQDGSLKVVLFGFDAGQELSEHTAAVPAIMHFIDGEADVTVGDDASKAGPNSFYQMDANVPHSITAIKPTKMLLLLLKGANREKSP
- a CDS encoding globin; protein product: MNSDTPSAIVASYRRCMRGDGFIDTFYRLFLASSDEVRIKFQFTDMVHQKLVLRESLLMLILYSENQDRSQAELIKLAERHDRNHADIAPHLYELWLDTLCIAVAQHDPEFTPQVEQLWRDAMQPGIDLMISRY
- a CDS encoding prolyl oligopeptidase family serine peptidase, which translates into the protein MPTPAPPPSRFRLQATFIFTLCLVLFAIPARGDDLSFSIERTVAHSGFDGQTCWVHARAGAIPAGATENDAGQPLVVMTTQKLLLTGSDVFYRLHSSTSDDLATSWTDLTPIDSFARQTVGGDSDALPTGASIAPHLLQPGDETTVCDFQPKWHAASQRLLGIGQSVWYRNNRVMHVRPRGIAYAAYDAPAERWSKWKTVDLPDQPRFQDAGSGSVQRVDLPGGDVLIPFYFKQPNTKQYSTAVCRCRFDGDTLHFIEVGNALTVPIKRGLYEPSLTRLGGRFYLTMRNDERGYVSVSDDGLTFEPQRAWTFDDGSDLGSYNTQQHWVTHSEGLFLVYTRRGADNDHVFRHRAPLFIARVDPESLHVIRDSEQVLVPERGARLGNFGVVDVSPDETWVTVTEWMQPQGVEKHGSDNSIFVAKLKWNRPNRDVDVAGAGVPEASAENELLSYARPPKAYANDFGNYKSPLIFADGSRVETPEDWGRRRAEILSTWQSLLGEWPPLISDPDVEILDSRQRDGFTQQKIRFRWTPTETTTGYLLRPDGAGPFPAVVTVYYEPETAIGDGNPHRDFALQLARRGFVTLSIGTTEASEAKTYALYHPSIDDAAVQPLSMLAYAAANAWQLLADRPEVDSERIGIVGHSFGGKWAMFASCLFDKFACAAWSDPGIVFDQSRPSVNYWEPWYLGYHPKPWRKRGVITDQNPARGLYPRLVADGHDLHELHALMAPRPFLVSGGSEDPVRRWQALNHAVAVNRILGHDDRVMMTNRPDHSPNADSNEMIYAFFEHWLK
- a CDS encoding GxxExxY protein; this encodes MGARRWGQDDGSGGVRLLGAWLLFCPHRFATFSLTTRGIVVPIEVDSDIQVLGRDEFQAFAYQVMGIIFSAHNDFSRLIDETPFKNIIRRRCELAGVLPARREVEIRLSHKHFRKSYFMDLLLGHALMVEAKTVDCLTPAHEAQAINYLLLTGMRHGLLVNLRTPRVQKRFISTNLDSAARHRFAVDAKRWRAVNDASVRSREVVEDLLDDWGVFLNASLYREAAMYLLKGTQCGSVRVPIFDGDLQAGMHDVLLIDRETAMFISTLTDGITEMEEQLKRLLCHTSLRCIQWTNLNHHDVQMATLEY
- a CDS encoding sulfatase family protein encodes the protein MRYLLLILALIPLASHAARPNIVLVMADDQGWGETGYNHHPRLQTPHLDAMSRSGLRLDRFYAGAPVCSPTRAAVLTGRSCYRVGVPEHGYALRHQEITLAEVLSDAGYQTAHFGKWHLNGLRGPGAPILQHDRFHPGTFGFDHWLSVTNFFDRDPLLSRQGAIEDHRGDSSDVIMQQALEHIEQQAAADQPFFTVIWYGTPHSPFKASAEDNAPFTDLNETSMHHYGELVALDRSVGALRSRLRELGIEKQTLVWYCSDNGGLPNITPATTGGLRGNKGTIFEGGLRVPGIIEWAGTIQPRQTDYPASVMDMMPTLLELADQPHPAPQRPRDGISLTHLFDGPSDAEAERDEPIYFRYKTSAAVVDGDWKLLTRNFNRDAFELYNLVEDVTESDNVAEQHPQRFESLRRQLRSWLESTDASEAGRDYPEGTVASDHPQPMFWVDRADYQPHLKQWQNRWEYKSWLDRRRKQKK